From a region of the Zingiber officinale cultivar Zhangliang chromosome 10B, Zo_v1.1, whole genome shotgun sequence genome:
- the LOC122030537 gene encoding lysine histidine transporter 1-like: protein MGTQVQSPPENYDSRQNQSEKEKQKEKAIDDWLPITSSRNAKWWYSAFHNVTAMVGAGVLSLPYAMSELGWGPGIAVMVISWIVTLYTLWQMVEMHEMVPGKRFDRYHELGQYAFGEKLGLYIVVPQQLIVEVGVCIVYMVTGGRSLKKFHDVVCSDCKQIKLTFFIMIFASVHFVLSQLPNFNSISGISLAAAVMSFSYSTIAWVASVDKGKQEHVEYGYKSDTQERTVMRFLAALGDVAFAYAGHNVVLEIQATIPSTPEKPSKKPMWKGVIVAYIVVALCYFPVAFVGYWAFGNGVEDNILVSLSRPHWLIAMANMMVVVHVIGSYQIYAMPVFDMMETVLVKRLRFPPGLTLRLITRSAYVAFTMFVGITFPFFGGLLSFFGGFAFAPTTYFLPCIMWLAIYKPRRFSLSWITNWICIILGVLLMILAPIGALRDIIGNIIDKQYKFYQ, encoded by the exons ATGGGAACTCAAGTTCAATCACCCCCTGAGAACTATGACAGTAGACAAAATCAG AGCGagaaggagaagcagaaggagaagGCGATCGACGACTGGCTTCCCATCACATCCTCCCGCAACGCCAAGTGGTGGTACTCCGCCTTCCACAATGTCACTGCCATGGTCGGAGCTGGCGTCCTCAGTTTGCCTTACGCCATGTCCGAACTCGGATG GGGGCCTGGGATCGCCGTGATGGTCATATCATGGATCGTGACCCTGTACACCCTGTGGCAAATGGTGGAGATGCACGAGATGGTTCCCGGGAAGCGATTCGATCGGTACCACGAGTTGGGACAATATGCTTTCGGCGAGAAGCTAGGCCTTTACATCGTCGTTCCCCAGCAGCTGATTGTGGAAGTCGGCGTCTGCATCGTCTACATGGTCACCGGCGGCAGATCCCTCAAGAAGTTCCACGACGTCGTCTGTTCTGACTGCAAGCAGATCAAGCTCACCTTTTTCATCATGATCTTCGCCTCTGTGCACTTTGTCCTCTCGCAGCTTCCCAACTTCAACTCTATTTCTGGGATATCTCTGGCCGCCGCTGTTATGTCTTTCAG TTATTCTACCATTGCATGGGTGGCTTCGGTGGACAAGGGGAAGCAGGAGCATGTGGAATACGGTTACAAATCTGATACACAAGAAAGGACTGTGATGAGGTTCCTGGCGGCGCTGGGAGATGTGGCCTTCGCGTACGCCGGCCACAACGTGGTGCTGGAAATCCAAGCCACCATTCCTTCCACTCCCGAGAAGCCTTCCAAGAAGCCGATGTGGAAGGGCGTGATCGTCGCCTACATCGTCGTCGCCCTCTGCTACTTCCCTGTGGCTTTCGTCGGCTACTGGGCCTTCGGCAACGGAGTCGAGGACAACATCCTGGTCTCTCTAAGCAGACCGCACTGGCTAATTGCCATGGCCAACATGATGGTCGTCGTTCACGTGATCGGAAGCTACCAG ATCTACGCGATGCCTGTGTTCGACATGATGGAGACGGTGCTGGTCAAAAGGCTTCGCTTTCCTCCTGGTCTAACTCTTCGCCTGATAACACGAAGTGCTTATGTCG CATTCACCATGTTCGTCGGCATAACCTTCCCCTTCTTCGGCGGACTACTCTCTTTCTTCGGCGGATTCGCGTTCGCCCCGACCACATACTTC CTTCCTTGCATCATGTGGCTTGCTATTTACAAACCCAGAAGGTTTAGCTTATCTTGGATCACTAATTGG ATCTGCATAATTCTTGGGGTCCTGCTGATGATCTTGGCTCCTATTGGTGCATTGCGAGACATCATCGGAAACATAATAGACAAGCAATACAAGTTCTACCAATGA